A part of Hippopotamus amphibius kiboko isolate mHipAmp2 chromosome 16, mHipAmp2.hap2, whole genome shotgun sequence genomic DNA contains:
- the RGS9BP gene encoding regulator of G-protein signaling 9-binding protein, translating into MAKEECKALLDALNKATACYHCLVLTIGGSADSQNLREELQKTRQKAQELAVALRARLTAPLRDRGLGPEERAEFERLWVAFSGCLDLLEADMRRALALGTEFPLHAPRRPLVRTGVEGGAAGVVARALSTRSLRHEAERDFDVEDLHQLEREILQVGEMIQDMEMKVNVPRWTVQARQAAGAELLSSTSAGVSSVGGASIEQRTGPCDLSKAKAATIFSAVLLAAVALAVCVAKLS; encoded by the coding sequence ATGGCTAAGGAGGAGTGCAAGGCGCTACTGGACGCGCTCAATAAGGCGACCGCATGCTACCACTGCCTGGTGCTCACCATCGGCGGCTCCGCGGACTCGCAGAACCTGCGAGAGGAGCTGCAGAAGACGCGCCAGAAGGCGCAGGAGTTGGCGGTGGCCCTCCGCGCCCGGCTGACAGCCCCCTTGCGCGATAGAGGCCTGGGCCCCGAGGAGCGCGCCGAGTTCGAGCGCCTGTGGGTGGCCTTCTCCGGCTGCCTGGACCTGCTGGAAGCCGACATGCGGCGTGCGCTGGCCCTGGGCACCGAGTTCCCGCTGCATGCACCGCGGCGGCCCCTCGTGCGCACCGGCGTGGAAGGCGGCGCAGCGGGCGTAGTGGCCCGCGCGCTGAGCACCCGCAGCCTGCGGCACGAGGCTGAGCGCGACTTCGACGTGGAAGACCTGCACCAGCTGGAGCGGGAGATCCTTCAGGTGGGCGAGATGATCCAGGATATGGAGATGAAGGTCAACGTGCCCCGCTGGACGGTGCAGGCCCGGCAGGCGGCAGGCGCCGAGCTCCTGTCCAGCACCAGCGCCGGTGTCTCTTCCGTGGGCGGTGCATCCATAGAACAGCGCACCGGGCCCTGCGACCTGAGCAAGGCCAAGGCCGCCACCATCTTCAGTGCCGTGCTGCTGGCGGCTGTGGCCTTGGCCGTGTGCGTGGCGAAGCTGAGCTGA